Within Metabacillus sp. KUDC1714, the genomic segment TAACGCATGTAAACCACAAGGGGAGCCATAGCTGAGATTGAACGTTGTAAAAATCGTTCTAACCCTTCGAACCTGTTAGTTAGCACTAGCGTAGGGATGTGGATGGCCATATTAAAAGCAATGTTTGGAACCATCACCATATTCCAAGTATTGCTTTTTTGTATTTTCACTCCTAGAAGCAGTCATATTAGTTATCTTTTAATAGTAGTGGCAACTATAGGTTACTTTTTGGTTTTATGTAAAGAGAGAGGTTTTTAGTTTGAAAGTAAATCAACGTTTACTATTTTTAGTTGAGGTGGCGATGTTATCAGCATTGGCATTCTTATTAGATTTATTATCAGGTGTTATCGGAAAACTACCACAAGGCGGCTCGATTTCATTAGGAATGATTCCTGTTTTTATTATTGCCTTTAGATGGGGAGTAAAAGGCGGGCTTTTATCAGGTTTATTATTCGGACTTCTCCAAGCATTTCTAGGAAGTCCATATATTATTCATCCAATACAAGGATTCCTTGATTACTATTTAGCTTTCACAGTCATTGGTCTGAGTGGGATTTTCTTCAAGAAGATTCAAACTGCTTTACTAGATAAAAAGCAAAAAACGGCTATATTGTACATTACGCTTGGTACTTTGCTTGGTGGTATACTTCGTCTTACTATTCATGTCCTAGCAGGAGTGTTCTTTTTTGCTTCATTAACACCTAAAGGAACACCAGTGTTAATTTACTCAATTGGATATAATGCTTCATATATGATTCCTACTATTATTGTCTCAGCAATAGTTGTTAGTTTCTTATTAATAACTGCACCACGTTTAGTTACTAGAAAATAATGAGTCTAAACCTTGGATAAAAGTCCAAGGTTTTTTGTATTGTTTAGACAAGGTAATAAAGGGTAAATAGAAATGACTCTATCATCCGTTCTATTTTTTAGTAAAAATAACATTCCTAGAAATACTAGTATTATGACTAATTTCAGGAGGGTGCTCATGAATCTATATGATGAAAATAGGTTTGCAAATAAAGTAGCTGTTGTTACAGGTGGAAGCTCGGGAATTGGACGTGCTGCGGCAATTCATTTAGCTAAACAAGGAGCAAAGGTTTGTTTAATGGATATTAAGGAAGAGAATGCAGAAAAGGTGAAGAAAGAAATTGAAGAATTTCAAGGTGAGGCACTAATTACAGATGTTGATCTTTCCGACCATAATCGAGTGAAGGAAGGAATTGAAGAAATAGTAGACAAATGGGGCAGATTAGATATTGTATT encodes:
- the thiT gene encoding energy-coupled thiamine transporter ThiT, which produces MKVNQRLLFLVEVAMLSALAFLLDLLSGVIGKLPQGGSISLGMIPVFIIAFRWGVKGGLLSGLLFGLLQAFLGSPYIIHPIQGFLDYYLAFTVIGLSGIFFKKIQTALLDKKQKTAILYITLGTLLGGILRLTIHVLAGVFFFASLTPKGTPVLIYSIGYNASYMIPTIIVSAIVVSFLLITAPRLVTRK